A genomic segment from Sander vitreus isolate 19-12246 chromosome 3, sanVit1, whole genome shotgun sequence encodes:
- the LOC144516024 gene encoding olfactory receptor 11A1-like — protein sequence MTNFTQVSYFTFSAYFNIGLFKYLLFMIIICFYAVIICANLLLIVVIFKNRSLHEPMYLFLCSLFVNELFGSTVLFPFLLVQILSDIHTISAPFCFLQIYCVFAYGTVQFINLSIMSYDRYLAICYPLQYNTRMTSNKVTMLIALTWLFPFTEVAVTISLSAPLQLCGNIINKVYCDNHSVVKLACFDTTVNNIQGLFITCLVVFCPLIVILYTYMKILKVCYSGSKQTRQKAVSTCTPHLASLLNFFFGSFFEIVQSRFNMSSVPMMLRIILSLYFLTCQPIFNPLMFGLQTSKIRTLCKSLIFGKM from the coding sequence ATGACAAACTTTACACAGGTTTCATATTTCACTTTTAGTGCATACTTTAATATTGGGCTCTTTAAATACTTATTGTTCATGAtaattatctgtttttatgctgTAATAATTTGTGCCAATCTTTTGCTGATTGTGGTTATCTTTAAGAACAGAAGCTTACATGAACCTATGTATCTTTTTCTGTGCAGCCTGTTTGTAAATGAACTGTTTGGTAGTACAGTATTGTTTCCATTCCTTCTGGTTCAGATCCTCTCTGACATTCACACTATTTCTGCTCCcttctgtttcctgcagatttattgtgtgtttgcatatggaACTGtacaatttattaatttatccATTATGTCTTATGACAGATATCTTGCTATCTGTTATCCTCTGCAATATAACACACGTATGACATCTAACAAGGTTACCATGCTTATTGCTCTAACATGGTTATTCCCATTTACTGAAGTTGCTGTCACAATATCTTTGAGTGCTCCTTTACAGCTGTGTGGAAACATCATTAACAAAGTGTACTGTGATAACCACTCTGTTGTCAAACTTGCCTGCTTTGACACCACAGTGAACAACATTCAAGGACTCTTTATCACTTGTCTTGTAGTCTTTTGTCCTCTCATCGTAATCCTTTACACCTACATGAAGATCCTTAAAGTGTGTTATTCTGGTTCTAAACAGACCAGACAGAAAGCTGTCAGTACCTGCACACCTCACCTCGCTTCCCTGCTCAACTTTTTCTTTGGTTCTTTCTTTGAAATAGTACAGAGCAGGTTTAATATGAGCAGTGTACCCATGATGTTGCgtattattttgtcattataCTTCCTGACCTGCCAACCAATCTTTAACCCTTTAATGTTTGGTTTGCAAACGTCTAAAATACGTACCCTATGTAAAAGTCTTATCTTTGGTAAAATGTAA